A single window of Bos javanicus breed banteng chromosome 19, ARS-OSU_banteng_1.0, whole genome shotgun sequence DNA harbors:
- the MNT gene encoding max-binding protein MNT isoform X4 — protein MPVEEPRTEAPPLPLSPPAPPPAPPPPLATPTPLTVIPIPVVTNSPQPLPPPPPLPPTAQPLPLAPRQPALVSTPGLSIKEPAPLPTRPQVPTPAPLLPDSKATVPPTGSPKPLQPLPTPILTIAPHPGVQPQLAPPQPPPSTLGTLKLAPAEEVKSSEQKKRPGGIGTREVHNKLEKNRRAHLKECFETLKRNIPNVDDKKTSNLSVLRTALRYIQSLKRKEKEYEHEMERLAREKIATQQRLAELKHELSQWMDVLEIDRVLRQTGQPEDDQASTSTASEGEDNIDEDMEEDQAGLGPHKLSHRPHPELPKPPPSTAPAPLPPHPHPHAQPVALSPAHLPGQQPPPQQKTPLPVPPPPPAAPAQTLVPAPAHLVAAAGGGSTVIAHTATTHASVIQTVNHVLQGPGGKHIAHIAPSAPSPAVQLAPATPPISHITVHPATLNHVAHLGSQLPLYPQPVAVSQPVAVSHIAHTLSHQQVNGTAGLGPPATVMAKPAVGAQVVHHPQLVGQTVLNPVTMVTMPSFPVSTLKLA, from the exons ATGCCGGTGGAGGAGCCCCGCACTGAGGCACCGCCTTTGCCTCTGTCACCGCCAGCCCCTCCGCCAGCACCCCCGCCACCACTGGCCACCCCAACCCCACTGACTGTCATTCCTATTCCAGTAGTGACCAACTCCCCTcagcctctgcccccacccccgccactacCCCCCACGGCCCAGCCTCTGCCCCTGGCGCCTCGCCAGCCAGCCCTGGTCAGCACCCCTGGACTCAGCATTAAGGAGCCTGCCCCCCTTCCCACCAGGCCGCAGGTGCCCACTCCTGCTCCTCTACTGCCGGACTCCAAAGCCACTGTTCCGCCCACTGGCAGCCCCAAGCCCTtgcagcccctgcccacccccatccTGACTATTGCGCCACACCCTGGAGTCCAGCCCCAGCTGGCTCCCCCACAGCCACCTCCATCCACGCTTGGAACCCTGAAGCTGGCACCTGCTGAAGAAGTCAAATCCAGCGAACAGAAGAAGAGGCCTGGGGG AATCGGAACCAGAGAAGTCCACAACAAGCTGGAGaagaacag GAGGGCCCATCTCAAGGAATGCTTTGAGACCCTGAAGCGCAACATCCCCAACGTGGACGACAAGAAGACATCGAATCTGAGCGTGTTGCGGACGGCGCTGCGGTATATTCAG TCcctgaagaggaaagagaaagaatatgaGCATGAGATGGAGCGGCTGGCGCGGGAGAAGATTGCCACGCAGCAGCGGCTGGCGGAGCTCAAGCACGAGCTGAGCCAGTGGATGGACGTGCTGGAGATCGACCGCGTGCTCCGGCAGACGGGCCAGCCCGAGGACGACCAGGCCTCCACCTCCACCGCTTCTG AGGGTGAGGACAACATAGACGAGGACATGGAGGAGGACCAGGCTGGCCTGGGCCCACATAAGCTGAGCCATCGCCCCCACCCGGAGCTGCCGAAGCCACCGCCCAGCACGGCCCCCGCGCCTCTGCCTCCACACCCACACCCGCACGCCCAGCCTGTGGCCCTGTCTCCTGCCCACCTCCCTGGGCAGCAGCCCCCGCCACAGCAGAAGACACCTCTGCCGGTCCCTCCGCCCCCACCAGCGGCCCCGGCCCAAACGCTGGTGCCCGCCCCGGCCCATCTCGTGGCCGCGGCCGGGGGCGGCTCCACAGTCATCGCCCACACTGCCACCACCCACGCCTCAGTCATCCAGACTGTGAACCACGTTCTCCAGGGGCCGGGGGGCAAGCACATCGCCCACATCGCTCCCTCGGCCCCCAGCCCTGCCGTGCAGCTGGCACCGGCCACGCCCCCCATCAGCCACATCACGGTGCACCCTGCCACCCTCAACCACGTGGCCCACCTTGGCTCCCAGCTGCCCCTGTACCCGCAGCCCGTGGCAGTGAGCCAGCCAGTGGCCGTGAGTCACATCGCCCACACCCTCTCACACCAGCAAGTGAATGGCACAGCCGGGCTGGGGCCCCCAGCCACGGTCATGGCAAAGCCAGCTGTGGGGGCTCAGGTGGTGCACCACCCCCAGTTGGTGGGCCAGACAGTGCTTAACCCTGTGACCatggtcaccatgccctccttcccGGTCAGCACACTCAAGCTGGCTTGA
- the MNT gene encoding max-binding protein MNT isoform X1 produces MSIETLLEAARFLEWQAQQQQRAREEQERLRLEREREQEQKKANSLARLAHTMPVEEPRTEAPPLPLSPPAPPPAPPPPLATPTPLTVIPIPVVTNSPQPLPPPPPLPPTAQPLPLAPRQPALVSTPGLSIKEPAPLPTRPQVPTPAPLLPDSKATVPPTGSPKPLQPLPTPILTIAPHPGVQPQLAPPQPPPSTLGTLKLAPAEEVKSSEQKKRPGGIGTREVHNKLEKNRRAHLKECFETLKRNIPNVDDKKTSNLSVLRTALRYIQSLKRKEKEYEHEMERLAREKIATQQRLAELKHELSQWMDVLEIDRVLRQTGQPEDDQASTSTASEGEDNIDEDMEEDQAGLGPHKLSHRPHPELPKPPPSTAPAPLPPHPHPHAQPVALSPAHLPGQQPPPQQKTPLPVPPPPPAAPAQTLVPAPAHLVAAAGGGSTVIAHTATTHASVIQTVNHVLQGPGGKHIAHIAPSAPSPAVQLAPATPPISHITVHPATLNHVAHLGSQLPLYPQPVAVSQPVAVSHIAHTLSHQQVNGTAGLGPPATVMAKPAVGAQVVHHPQLVGQTVLNPVTMVTMPSFPVSTLKLA; encoded by the exons ATGAGCATAGAGACGCTACTGGAGGCGGCCCGCTTCCTGGAATGGCAAGCACAGCAACAACAGAGAGCACGTG AGGAACAGGAAAGGCTTCGCCTGGAGCGGGAGCGGGAGCAAGAGCAGAAGAAGGCCAACAGCCTGGCCCGGCTGGCCCACACCATGCCGGTGGAGGAGCCCCGCACTGAGGCACCGCCTTTGCCTCTGTCACCGCCAGCCCCTCCGCCAGCACCCCCGCCACCACTGGCCACCCCAACCCCACTGACTGTCATTCCTATTCCAGTAGTGACCAACTCCCCTcagcctctgcccccacccccgccactacCCCCCACGGCCCAGCCTCTGCCCCTGGCGCCTCGCCAGCCAGCCCTGGTCAGCACCCCTGGACTCAGCATTAAGGAGCCTGCCCCCCTTCCCACCAGGCCGCAGGTGCCCACTCCTGCTCCTCTACTGCCGGACTCCAAAGCCACTGTTCCGCCCACTGGCAGCCCCAAGCCCTtgcagcccctgcccacccccatccTGACTATTGCGCCACACCCTGGAGTCCAGCCCCAGCTGGCTCCCCCACAGCCACCTCCATCCACGCTTGGAACCCTGAAGCTGGCACCTGCTGAAGAAGTCAAATCCAGCGAACAGAAGAAGAGGCCTGGGGG AATCGGAACCAGAGAAGTCCACAACAAGCTGGAGaagaacag GAGGGCCCATCTCAAGGAATGCTTTGAGACCCTGAAGCGCAACATCCCCAACGTGGACGACAAGAAGACATCGAATCTGAGCGTGTTGCGGACGGCGCTGCGGTATATTCAG TCcctgaagaggaaagagaaagaatatgaGCATGAGATGGAGCGGCTGGCGCGGGAGAAGATTGCCACGCAGCAGCGGCTGGCGGAGCTCAAGCACGAGCTGAGCCAGTGGATGGACGTGCTGGAGATCGACCGCGTGCTCCGGCAGACGGGCCAGCCCGAGGACGACCAGGCCTCCACCTCCACCGCTTCTG AGGGTGAGGACAACATAGACGAGGACATGGAGGAGGACCAGGCTGGCCTGGGCCCACATAAGCTGAGCCATCGCCCCCACCCGGAGCTGCCGAAGCCACCGCCCAGCACGGCCCCCGCGCCTCTGCCTCCACACCCACACCCGCACGCCCAGCCTGTGGCCCTGTCTCCTGCCCACCTCCCTGGGCAGCAGCCCCCGCCACAGCAGAAGACACCTCTGCCGGTCCCTCCGCCCCCACCAGCGGCCCCGGCCCAAACGCTGGTGCCCGCCCCGGCCCATCTCGTGGCCGCGGCCGGGGGCGGCTCCACAGTCATCGCCCACACTGCCACCACCCACGCCTCAGTCATCCAGACTGTGAACCACGTTCTCCAGGGGCCGGGGGGCAAGCACATCGCCCACATCGCTCCCTCGGCCCCCAGCCCTGCCGTGCAGCTGGCACCGGCCACGCCCCCCATCAGCCACATCACGGTGCACCCTGCCACCCTCAACCACGTGGCCCACCTTGGCTCCCAGCTGCCCCTGTACCCGCAGCCCGTGGCAGTGAGCCAGCCAGTGGCCGTGAGTCACATCGCCCACACCCTCTCACACCAGCAAGTGAATGGCACAGCCGGGCTGGGGCCCCCAGCCACGGTCATGGCAAAGCCAGCTGTGGGGGCTCAGGTGGTGCACCACCCCCAGTTGGTGGGCCAGACAGTGCTTAACCCTGTGACCatggtcaccatgccctccttcccGGTCAGCACACTCAAGCTGGCTTGA
- the MNT gene encoding max-binding protein MNT isoform X2, whose translation MTSATLGRNLEEQERLRLEREREQEQKKANSLARLAHTMPVEEPRTEAPPLPLSPPAPPPAPPPPLATPTPLTVIPIPVVTNSPQPLPPPPPLPPTAQPLPLAPRQPALVSTPGLSIKEPAPLPTRPQVPTPAPLLPDSKATVPPTGSPKPLQPLPTPILTIAPHPGVQPQLAPPQPPPSTLGTLKLAPAEEVKSSEQKKRPGGIGTREVHNKLEKNRRAHLKECFETLKRNIPNVDDKKTSNLSVLRTALRYIQSLKRKEKEYEHEMERLAREKIATQQRLAELKHELSQWMDVLEIDRVLRQTGQPEDDQASTSTASEGEDNIDEDMEEDQAGLGPHKLSHRPHPELPKPPPSTAPAPLPPHPHPHAQPVALSPAHLPGQQPPPQQKTPLPVPPPPPAAPAQTLVPAPAHLVAAAGGGSTVIAHTATTHASVIQTVNHVLQGPGGKHIAHIAPSAPSPAVQLAPATPPISHITVHPATLNHVAHLGSQLPLYPQPVAVSQPVAVSHIAHTLSHQQVNGTAGLGPPATVMAKPAVGAQVVHHPQLVGQTVLNPVTMVTMPSFPVSTLKLA comes from the exons ATGACGTCTGCAACACTTGGAAGGAACCTGG AGGAACAGGAAAGGCTTCGCCTGGAGCGGGAGCGGGAGCAAGAGCAGAAGAAGGCCAACAGCCTGGCCCGGCTGGCCCACACCATGCCGGTGGAGGAGCCCCGCACTGAGGCACCGCCTTTGCCTCTGTCACCGCCAGCCCCTCCGCCAGCACCCCCGCCACCACTGGCCACCCCAACCCCACTGACTGTCATTCCTATTCCAGTAGTGACCAACTCCCCTcagcctctgcccccacccccgccactacCCCCCACGGCCCAGCCTCTGCCCCTGGCGCCTCGCCAGCCAGCCCTGGTCAGCACCCCTGGACTCAGCATTAAGGAGCCTGCCCCCCTTCCCACCAGGCCGCAGGTGCCCACTCCTGCTCCTCTACTGCCGGACTCCAAAGCCACTGTTCCGCCCACTGGCAGCCCCAAGCCCTtgcagcccctgcccacccccatccTGACTATTGCGCCACACCCTGGAGTCCAGCCCCAGCTGGCTCCCCCACAGCCACCTCCATCCACGCTTGGAACCCTGAAGCTGGCACCTGCTGAAGAAGTCAAATCCAGCGAACAGAAGAAGAGGCCTGGGGG AATCGGAACCAGAGAAGTCCACAACAAGCTGGAGaagaacag GAGGGCCCATCTCAAGGAATGCTTTGAGACCCTGAAGCGCAACATCCCCAACGTGGACGACAAGAAGACATCGAATCTGAGCGTGTTGCGGACGGCGCTGCGGTATATTCAG TCcctgaagaggaaagagaaagaatatgaGCATGAGATGGAGCGGCTGGCGCGGGAGAAGATTGCCACGCAGCAGCGGCTGGCGGAGCTCAAGCACGAGCTGAGCCAGTGGATGGACGTGCTGGAGATCGACCGCGTGCTCCGGCAGACGGGCCAGCCCGAGGACGACCAGGCCTCCACCTCCACCGCTTCTG AGGGTGAGGACAACATAGACGAGGACATGGAGGAGGACCAGGCTGGCCTGGGCCCACATAAGCTGAGCCATCGCCCCCACCCGGAGCTGCCGAAGCCACCGCCCAGCACGGCCCCCGCGCCTCTGCCTCCACACCCACACCCGCACGCCCAGCCTGTGGCCCTGTCTCCTGCCCACCTCCCTGGGCAGCAGCCCCCGCCACAGCAGAAGACACCTCTGCCGGTCCCTCCGCCCCCACCAGCGGCCCCGGCCCAAACGCTGGTGCCCGCCCCGGCCCATCTCGTGGCCGCGGCCGGGGGCGGCTCCACAGTCATCGCCCACACTGCCACCACCCACGCCTCAGTCATCCAGACTGTGAACCACGTTCTCCAGGGGCCGGGGGGCAAGCACATCGCCCACATCGCTCCCTCGGCCCCCAGCCCTGCCGTGCAGCTGGCACCGGCCACGCCCCCCATCAGCCACATCACGGTGCACCCTGCCACCCTCAACCACGTGGCCCACCTTGGCTCCCAGCTGCCCCTGTACCCGCAGCCCGTGGCAGTGAGCCAGCCAGTGGCCGTGAGTCACATCGCCCACACCCTCTCACACCAGCAAGTGAATGGCACAGCCGGGCTGGGGCCCCCAGCCACGGTCATGGCAAAGCCAGCTGTGGGGGCTCAGGTGGTGCACCACCCCCAGTTGGTGGGCCAGACAGTGCTTAACCCTGTGACCatggtcaccatgccctccttcccGGTCAGCACACTCAAGCTGGCTTGA
- the MNT gene encoding max-binding protein MNT isoform X3, which translates to MSIETLLEAARFLEWQAQQQQRAREEQERLRLEREREQEQKKANSLARLAHTMPVEEPRTEAPPLPLSPPAPPPAPPPPLATPTPLTVIPIPVVTNSPQPLPPPPPLPPTAQPLPLAPRQPALVSTPGLSIKEPAPLPTRPQVPTPAPLLPDSKATVPPTGSPKPLQPLPTPILTIAPHPGVQPQLAPPQPPPSTLGTLKLAPAEEVKSSEQKKRPGGRAHLKECFETLKRNIPNVDDKKTSNLSVLRTALRYIQSLKRKEKEYEHEMERLAREKIATQQRLAELKHELSQWMDVLEIDRVLRQTGQPEDDQASTSTASEGEDNIDEDMEEDQAGLGPHKLSHRPHPELPKPPPSTAPAPLPPHPHPHAQPVALSPAHLPGQQPPPQQKTPLPVPPPPPAAPAQTLVPAPAHLVAAAGGGSTVIAHTATTHASVIQTVNHVLQGPGGKHIAHIAPSAPSPAVQLAPATPPISHITVHPATLNHVAHLGSQLPLYPQPVAVSQPVAVSHIAHTLSHQQVNGTAGLGPPATVMAKPAVGAQVVHHPQLVGQTVLNPVTMVTMPSFPVSTLKLA; encoded by the exons ATGAGCATAGAGACGCTACTGGAGGCGGCCCGCTTCCTGGAATGGCAAGCACAGCAACAACAGAGAGCACGTG AGGAACAGGAAAGGCTTCGCCTGGAGCGGGAGCGGGAGCAAGAGCAGAAGAAGGCCAACAGCCTGGCCCGGCTGGCCCACACCATGCCGGTGGAGGAGCCCCGCACTGAGGCACCGCCTTTGCCTCTGTCACCGCCAGCCCCTCCGCCAGCACCCCCGCCACCACTGGCCACCCCAACCCCACTGACTGTCATTCCTATTCCAGTAGTGACCAACTCCCCTcagcctctgcccccacccccgccactacCCCCCACGGCCCAGCCTCTGCCCCTGGCGCCTCGCCAGCCAGCCCTGGTCAGCACCCCTGGACTCAGCATTAAGGAGCCTGCCCCCCTTCCCACCAGGCCGCAGGTGCCCACTCCTGCTCCTCTACTGCCGGACTCCAAAGCCACTGTTCCGCCCACTGGCAGCCCCAAGCCCTtgcagcccctgcccacccccatccTGACTATTGCGCCACACCCTGGAGTCCAGCCCCAGCTGGCTCCCCCACAGCCACCTCCATCCACGCTTGGAACCCTGAAGCTGGCACCTGCTGAAGAAGTCAAATCCAGCGAACAGAAGAAGAGGCCTGGGGG GAGGGCCCATCTCAAGGAATGCTTTGAGACCCTGAAGCGCAACATCCCCAACGTGGACGACAAGAAGACATCGAATCTGAGCGTGTTGCGGACGGCGCTGCGGTATATTCAG TCcctgaagaggaaagagaaagaatatgaGCATGAGATGGAGCGGCTGGCGCGGGAGAAGATTGCCACGCAGCAGCGGCTGGCGGAGCTCAAGCACGAGCTGAGCCAGTGGATGGACGTGCTGGAGATCGACCGCGTGCTCCGGCAGACGGGCCAGCCCGAGGACGACCAGGCCTCCACCTCCACCGCTTCTG AGGGTGAGGACAACATAGACGAGGACATGGAGGAGGACCAGGCTGGCCTGGGCCCACATAAGCTGAGCCATCGCCCCCACCCGGAGCTGCCGAAGCCACCGCCCAGCACGGCCCCCGCGCCTCTGCCTCCACACCCACACCCGCACGCCCAGCCTGTGGCCCTGTCTCCTGCCCACCTCCCTGGGCAGCAGCCCCCGCCACAGCAGAAGACACCTCTGCCGGTCCCTCCGCCCCCACCAGCGGCCCCGGCCCAAACGCTGGTGCCCGCCCCGGCCCATCTCGTGGCCGCGGCCGGGGGCGGCTCCACAGTCATCGCCCACACTGCCACCACCCACGCCTCAGTCATCCAGACTGTGAACCACGTTCTCCAGGGGCCGGGGGGCAAGCACATCGCCCACATCGCTCCCTCGGCCCCCAGCCCTGCCGTGCAGCTGGCACCGGCCACGCCCCCCATCAGCCACATCACGGTGCACCCTGCCACCCTCAACCACGTGGCCCACCTTGGCTCCCAGCTGCCCCTGTACCCGCAGCCCGTGGCAGTGAGCCAGCCAGTGGCCGTGAGTCACATCGCCCACACCCTCTCACACCAGCAAGTGAATGGCACAGCCGGGCTGGGGCCCCCAGCCACGGTCATGGCAAAGCCAGCTGTGGGGGCTCAGGTGGTGCACCACCCCCAGTTGGTGGGCCAGACAGTGCTTAACCCTGTGACCatggtcaccatgccctccttcccGGTCAGCACACTCAAGCTGGCTTGA